The following proteins are encoded in a genomic region of Corynebacterium atypicum:
- a CDS encoding SDR family oxidoreductase: MSIVITGAGGQLGQALQLTAPARLTGAIRALRRADLDITDARAVASSPLLEGAQLVLNCAADTAVDAAEDPECAGQAEAVNALAPELLAARCAAEGAHLVHVSTDYVFGAGACGPTLGTDDAAGGAARRPLRPSDPTCPESVYGRTKLAGERAVLDGTPAATVVRTAWVFSGALLPEHRDFVSTMLRLARAGKDPAVVCDQVGSPTYVADLARALWRLCALRLGYAPAAEYAAEAKRLPARGVVHAVGAGQASWFEVAREVFAAAGYDPERVASTDSAGYPQKAPRPAWSVLCSDFNLPEWRSGIARAVAARL; this comes from the coding sequence GTGTCGATCGTCATCACCGGTGCGGGCGGGCAGTTGGGCCAGGCGCTGCAGCTAACCGCGCCCGCGCGTCTTACAGGGGCGATCCGGGCGCTGCGCCGGGCGGACCTGGACATCACGGATGCGCGGGCGGTGGCCTCCTCCCCGCTCCTTGAAGGCGCGCAGCTGGTGCTCAACTGCGCGGCCGACACCGCGGTGGACGCTGCGGAGGACCCGGAGTGCGCAGGGCAGGCCGAGGCGGTCAACGCGCTGGCCCCGGAGCTGCTGGCCGCACGCTGTGCGGCGGAGGGCGCGCATCTGGTGCACGTGTCTACGGACTACGTCTTTGGCGCCGGGGCCTGCGGGCCTACGCTAGGAACTGACGACGCGGCGGGTGGTGCAGCGCGGCGCCCCTTGCGGCCGAGCGATCCCACGTGCCCGGAAAGCGTGTACGGGCGCACCAAGCTTGCCGGGGAGAGGGCCGTGCTCGACGGCACTCCGGCCGCGACGGTGGTGCGCACCGCCTGGGTGTTCTCCGGGGCGCTGCTGCCCGAGCACCGCGACTTCGTCTCCACGATGCTCCGGCTTGCCCGTGCGGGCAAAGACCCCGCCGTAGTCTGTGACCAGGTCGGTTCTCCTACCTACGTGGCGGACCTGGCCCGGGCTCTCTGGCGGCTGTGCGCGCTGCGGCTGGGCTATGCCCCGGCCGCAGAGTACGCAGCGGAGGCAAAGCGGCTGCCGGCCCGCGGGGTGGTGCACGCGGTAGGGGCGGGCCAGGCGAGCTGGTTCGAGGTGGCCCGCGAGGTGTTCGCGGCCGCGGGGTATGACCCCGAGCGCGTGGCGTCGACGGATTCGGCCGGCTACCCGCAGAAAGCCCCGCGGCCGGCGTGGTCTGTGCTGTGCTCCGATTTCAACCTGCCGGAGTGGCGTAGCGGTATCGCCCGCGCGGTAGCCGCTAGACTCTAG
- a CDS encoding glycosyltransferase family 2 protein, whose amino-acid sequence MDLPPAPVAVISVTYSPGRHLRALLDSLPGASGAGCRVVLADNGSTDGAPQRAAAADARVSVLDTGGNVGYGAAINAAAASLRCEVEERAVDPEFFLVVNPDVELGPGALDQLVACARRNPRAGAVGPLIRDPNGAVYPSARAQPSLVVGAGHALLADVWPQNPFSRAYRRGSDMSCERSAGWLSGACLLIRWAAFDEVGGFDERYFMYLEDVDFGDRLQRAGWQNVLCVDAEVVHDQGHAANAVPVATSRAHHQSAYAFLADRYPAWWQAPVRAVVKAGLAVRQRVAGWAASRQIAAGSPARR is encoded by the coding sequence ATCGATTTGCCTCCCGCCCCGGTCGCGGTCATTTCTGTGACCTATTCCCCGGGCCGGCACCTGCGTGCGCTGCTGGATTCTCTGCCCGGCGCCTCGGGCGCCGGCTGCCGGGTGGTGCTGGCCGATAACGGCAGTACCGACGGAGCTCCGCAGCGCGCGGCCGCTGCGGACGCGCGCGTGAGCGTGCTCGATACCGGCGGCAACGTGGGCTATGGGGCGGCGATCAACGCCGCCGCGGCCAGCTTGCGTTGCGAGGTGGAGGAACGCGCCGTCGATCCGGAGTTCTTCCTGGTGGTCAATCCGGACGTGGAGCTAGGGCCGGGCGCGCTCGATCAGCTCGTAGCGTGCGCGCGGCGCAACCCGCGCGCGGGTGCGGTGGGTCCGCTGATCCGTGATCCGAACGGCGCCGTGTACCCTTCCGCGCGCGCTCAGCCCTCGCTCGTCGTTGGCGCGGGCCACGCGCTCTTGGCCGATGTGTGGCCACAGAATCCCTTCAGCCGTGCGTATCGCCGCGGATCAGATATGTCGTGCGAGCGTTCGGCCGGGTGGCTGTCCGGGGCGTGCCTGCTTATCCGGTGGGCGGCCTTCGATGAGGTCGGCGGCTTCGATGAGCGGTATTTTATGTATCTCGAGGACGTCGACTTTGGCGATCGCCTTCAGCGTGCCGGCTGGCAGAACGTGCTCTGCGTCGACGCCGAGGTGGTCCACGATCAAGGGCACGCGGCCAATGCGGTGCCCGTGGCCACATCCAGGGCTCATCACCAAAGTGCCTACGCGTTTCTGGCCGACCGCTACCCGGCGTGGTGGCAGGCGCCTGTGCGCGCGGTGGTCAAGGCAGGGCTGGCGGTGCGGCAACGGGTAGCCGGCTGGGCGGCTAGCCGGCAGATCGCCGCTGGGTCGCCTGCGCGCCGCTGA
- the manB gene encoding mannose-1-phosphate guanylyltransferase, whose protein sequence is MPLPENTDAIVLVGGKGTRLRPLTVNTPKPMLPTAGFPFLQHLLARIRAAGMRHVVLGTSYKAEVFEEYFGDGADFGLEIEYVVEEHALGTGGGIRNVADRLRFDTAMVFNGDILAGTDLGALLAAHEDKGADATLHLVRVSDPRAFGCVPTDPDGRVLEFLEKTEDPPTDQVNAGCYVFNRDVIERIPAGRVVSVERETFPLLLEEGARVFGHVDSSYWRDMGRPDDFVRGSSDLVRGIAPSPLLEGHTGESFVDPSAGVRDGVFLLGGTAVGRGSEIGAGCRIDDSVIFDGVTVEPGARIEDSIIASGARIGANARISGCVIGDGAQIGARCELRGGMRVWPGVTIPDSGVRFSPDA, encoded by the coding sequence ATGCCCCTCCCCGAGAACACTGATGCAATCGTCCTCGTCGGCGGCAAAGGTACGCGGCTGCGTCCGCTGACGGTCAACACGCCTAAGCCGATGCTGCCCACCGCGGGGTTTCCCTTCCTGCAGCACCTGCTGGCCCGGATCCGGGCGGCGGGGATGCGGCACGTGGTGCTGGGCACTTCTTATAAGGCGGAGGTGTTCGAGGAGTACTTTGGCGACGGCGCTGACTTTGGCCTGGAGATCGAGTACGTCGTCGAGGAACACGCCCTGGGCACCGGCGGCGGTATCCGCAACGTAGCTGACCGGCTGCGGTTTGATACGGCTATGGTGTTCAACGGGGATATTTTGGCGGGCACTGATTTGGGTGCGTTGCTCGCGGCCCACGAGGATAAGGGGGCGGACGCGACGCTGCACCTGGTGCGGGTGAGTGACCCGCGGGCCTTCGGCTGCGTGCCCACGGACCCGGATGGGCGCGTGCTGGAGTTCTTGGAGAAGACGGAGGACCCGCCCACCGACCAGGTGAACGCGGGCTGCTACGTGTTCAACCGCGACGTTATTGAACGGATCCCGGCCGGGCGGGTGGTTTCGGTGGAGCGCGAGACGTTCCCGCTGCTGCTGGAAGAGGGCGCGCGAGTCTTCGGGCATGTGGACTCTAGCTATTGGCGCGATATGGGCCGCCCTGACGACTTTGTGCGTGGTTCTTCTGACCTGGTGCGCGGTATCGCGCCTTCCCCCCTGCTGGAGGGGCACACCGGCGAAAGCTTCGTTGATCCCTCGGCTGGGGTGCGCGACGGCGTGTTCCTGCTGGGCGGGACGGCGGTGGGCCGCGGTTCCGAGATCGGGGCGGGGTGCCGCATCGATGACTCGGTGATTTTCGACGGCGTGACGGTGGAGCCCGGGGCGCGCATCGAGGATTCGATCATCGCCTCCGGGGCGCGTATTGGGGCGAACGCGCGCATCAGCGGGTGCGTCATTGGCGACGGCGCGCAGATCGGCGCCCGGTGCGAGTTGCGCGGCGGGATGCGCGTGTGGCCTGGGGTGACGATTCCCGATTCGGGGGTGCGGTTCTCTCCGGATGCTTAA